Proteins found in one Mucilaginibacter gracilis genomic segment:
- a CDS encoding RteC domain-containing protein, giving the protein MEELKLHCAGLINRMDGELLNIRLEYPATQKWSQKSIPYIKTLLEELRIYILKHPFKKRSEEIYFFKEVKPVVMGKLIFMCEVHNKEIFRPIAGSAEEKDYLANEVEKIEDFFHNHQDLYEYYRDVADVDKTHQNDPFWPTQKGPLCQLKL; this is encoded by the coding sequence ATGGAAGAATTGAAATTGCATTGCGCTGGCCTTATTAATCGAATGGACGGAGAACTGTTAAACATTAGATTAGAATACCCAGCTACTCAAAAATGGTCGCAAAAATCTATTCCCTATATTAAAACGCTTCTTGAAGAGTTAAGAATTTACATTCTAAAGCATCCTTTTAAAAAGAGATCAGAGGAAATCTATTTTTTCAAAGAGGTTAAGCCTGTAGTTATGGGCAAGCTTATTTTTATGTGTGAAGTCCATAATAAAGAAATATTCCGGCCAATTGCAGGAAGTGCAGAGGAAAAAGATTATTTGGCCAATGAGGTTGAAAAGATCGAAGACTTCTTTCATAACCACCAGGATTTATATGAATATTATCGGGATGTCGCTGACGTGGATAAAACACACCAAAATGACCCCTTTTGGCCCACTCAAAAAGGTCCCCTTTGCCAGTTGAAACTTTAA
- the mobC gene encoding plasmid mobilization relaxosome protein MobC, translating into MPRKKSANPEETLTRVLRIRLTDAAFKRLEKISKSSDCHTIGEAARKILSKEKITLFYKDITLNSTMEELALIRKELRAIGININQITKAFHSDKRENAQAFQIRRILPLYEKVEAKTDSLLILINRLAEKWLPRS; encoded by the coding sequence ATGCCCAGGAAAAAATCTGCCAATCCCGAAGAAACATTGACCCGTGTGTTAAGGATCAGGTTAACCGATGCCGCATTTAAAAGACTGGAAAAGATCAGTAAAAGCAGTGACTGCCACACCATCGGAGAAGCGGCAAGGAAGATCCTGAGCAAAGAAAAGATCACCCTTTTTTATAAAGACATTACCCTCAATTCTACAATGGAAGAGTTGGCATTGATCCGTAAAGAACTGCGGGCAATAGGCATCAATATCAACCAGATCACCAAAGCATTTCATAGTGACAAAAGGGAGAATGCGCAGGCATTTCAAATCAGGAGAATACTACCACTATATGAAAAAGTAGAAGCTAAAACGGATAGCTTATTGATACTCATTAACCGATTAGCTGAAAAATGGTTGCCAAGATCATAG